One genomic segment of Actinoplanes ianthinogenes includes these proteins:
- a CDS encoding UvrD-helicase domain-containing protein: protein MRADAGPRFTPVELARLLRLPPPTDEQAAIIAHPVKPLLVVAGAGSGKTETMASRVVWLVANGYAHPGEILGLTFTRKAAGELAHRVRTRLGQLTRRLGRDEALAGEATISTYHSYAARVVTEHGLRGGFEPSARLLTEAARWQIVDSLVRAYTGEMTGLNRAPGTVTDDVLALSAELAEHLKSPDDLAAWTGRFFAEVQSFPGRMYRDVTEMLRRQQHRLTLLPLVRLYEKRKLDLEAMDFGDQMARAALVARDHPEVGRIERGRFKVVLLDEYQDTSHAQVTMLNNLFGGGHPVTAVGDPCQSIYGWRGASAGTLERFPGEFPDAAGRPAWVQSLTRSWRNRPEILQVANVLSAPLRAQVGTLQPADRVAEAVGGRTVSCALLTTYAEEASWIADSMLTAWRLVAGMPKALPEEIPLDLRPTSAVLVRVRSQIPVIEEALRARGLPVEVVGLGGLLDTPEVRDVVCTLRVLADPTDGAALLRLLTGARWRIGPRDLVALHRRARALAADRAARHAETAGDPDEVMADRLDDATLIEAMADLGSPHQYSVEGFARLAAYSRELGALRQRLDQPLPDLLADIERTVGLDVEVAIRGWAAGDAGLARGHLDALGEAATRYVSENETSTLGGFLAFLAAAEEEERGLEPGQVEVAEGAVQILTAHAAKGLEWDVVSVAGLCRGVWPGLVRGSDHYLGGIGVLPFPLRGDASGLPELDLDDAVDQKDVNNALGEFARAWREHDEREERRLAYVAVTRPRRLLLCSGYWWGDGVKRPRGPSVFLDEIRATCDAGAGVVTTWAPEPAPGETNPSEELVATAEWPADPLGLRRPAMAAAADLIRRMIANPDASAAEAFADLATAHPEVAARAGLAADLAGLAPSGSLPAASSPDRPLSVRPEPALEAAPSAPSGPEATPRAPEVAPGPGPGAAPEAAPGLEPGAVPGVPPEATPGAAPEAVPAFDRDSLLAAAIAADRVTAVVDPDIARWRREAQLLLAERAERTRRDGPIEVALPPHLSVSQLVVLRRDPQSLARSLRRPLPQRPAPHARRGTAFHVWLEQRFGAARLIDIDELPGAADDQAVGDEELAALQEAFLTGEWADRTPIDVEVPFATTVGGVVIRGRMDAVFADPGDRFDVIDWKTGRRPTGAAAEAAAVQLSAYRIAWATLAGVPITRVRAGFHYVREQVTVRPTDLMDTASLTALITEIPEEAL, encoded by the coding sequence ATGAGAGCAGACGCCGGCCCCCGCTTCACGCCGGTCGAGCTGGCCCGCCTGCTGCGCCTCCCGCCGCCCACCGACGAGCAGGCCGCGATCATCGCGCACCCGGTGAAACCGCTGCTGGTGGTGGCCGGGGCGGGCTCCGGCAAGACCGAGACCATGGCGTCGAGGGTGGTCTGGCTGGTCGCCAACGGGTACGCCCACCCCGGCGAGATCCTCGGCCTCACCTTCACCCGCAAGGCGGCCGGCGAGCTGGCCCACCGGGTCCGCACCCGGCTCGGCCAGCTGACCCGCCGCCTGGGTCGGGACGAGGCCCTGGCCGGCGAGGCCACCATCTCCACCTACCACTCGTACGCGGCCCGGGTGGTCACCGAGCACGGCCTGCGCGGCGGTTTCGAGCCGTCCGCCCGGCTGCTCACCGAGGCGGCCCGCTGGCAGATCGTGGATTCGCTGGTCCGGGCGTACACCGGGGAGATGACCGGGCTGAACCGGGCGCCCGGCACGGTCACCGACGACGTCCTCGCGCTCTCCGCCGAGCTCGCCGAGCACCTGAAGTCGCCGGACGACCTGGCCGCCTGGACCGGCCGGTTCTTCGCCGAGGTGCAGTCCTTCCCCGGGCGGATGTACAGGGATGTCACCGAAATGCTCCGCCGGCAGCAGCACCGGCTCACCTTGCTGCCCCTGGTCCGCCTCTACGAGAAACGCAAACTCGACCTGGAGGCGATGGACTTCGGCGACCAGATGGCCCGCGCCGCGCTGGTCGCCCGGGACCATCCCGAGGTGGGCCGGATCGAGCGGGGCCGGTTCAAGGTGGTCCTGCTCGACGAGTACCAGGACACCAGCCACGCCCAGGTCACGATGCTGAACAACCTGTTCGGCGGCGGGCACCCGGTGACCGCGGTGGGCGACCCGTGCCAGTCGATCTACGGCTGGCGGGGCGCGTCGGCGGGCACGCTGGAACGGTTCCCCGGCGAGTTCCCGGACGCCGCGGGCCGCCCGGCCTGGGTGCAGAGCCTGACCCGGAGCTGGCGCAACCGCCCGGAGATCCTCCAGGTGGCGAACGTGCTGTCCGCCCCGCTGCGAGCCCAGGTCGGGACGCTGCAACCGGCGGATCGGGTGGCCGAGGCGGTGGGCGGGCGGACGGTCAGTTGTGCGCTGCTCACGACGTACGCCGAAGAGGCCTCGTGGATCGCGGACTCGATGCTGACCGCCTGGCGCCTGGTCGCCGGCATGCCGAAGGCATTGCCGGAGGAGATTCCCCTGGACCTGCGCCCGACCAGCGCGGTCCTGGTCCGGGTGCGCAGCCAGATCCCGGTGATCGAGGAGGCGCTGCGCGCCCGCGGCCTGCCGGTCGAGGTGGTCGGGCTGGGCGGCCTGCTGGACACCCCCGAGGTCCGGGACGTGGTGTGCACGCTGCGGGTGCTCGCCGACCCGACCGACGGCGCGGCCCTGCTGCGGCTGCTCACCGGCGCCCGCTGGCGGATCGGCCCGCGTGACCTGGTCGCCCTGCACCGCCGGGCCCGCGCGCTGGCGGCCGACCGGGCGGCGCGGCACGCCGAGACGGCCGGGGACCCGGACGAGGTGATGGCCGACCGGCTCGACGACGCCACGCTGATCGAGGCGATGGCCGACCTGGGCAGCCCCCATCAGTATTCGGTCGAGGGCTTCGCCCGGCTGGCCGCCTACAGCCGGGAGCTGGGCGCCCTCCGGCAGCGTCTGGACCAGCCGCTGCCGGACCTGCTGGCGGACATCGAGCGGACCGTCGGGCTGGACGTCGAGGTCGCGATCCGCGGCTGGGCGGCCGGTGACGCCGGTCTGGCCCGCGGCCACCTGGACGCGCTCGGCGAGGCCGCCACCCGTTACGTCAGTGAGAACGAGACCAGCACGCTCGGCGGTTTCCTCGCCTTCCTGGCCGCCGCCGAGGAGGAGGAGCGCGGACTCGAGCCGGGCCAGGTCGAGGTGGCCGAGGGCGCCGTGCAGATTCTCACCGCGCACGCCGCCAAGGGTCTGGAGTGGGACGTCGTCTCGGTCGCCGGCCTGTGCCGCGGCGTCTGGCCGGGCCTGGTCCGCGGCTCCGACCACTATCTCGGCGGCATCGGCGTGCTGCCGTTCCCGCTGCGTGGCGACGCGTCCGGGCTGCCCGAGCTGGATCTCGACGACGCGGTCGACCAGAAGGACGTGAACAACGCGCTCGGCGAGTTCGCCCGCGCCTGGCGGGAGCACGACGAGCGCGAGGAGCGCCGCCTGGCCTACGTCGCGGTGACCCGCCCGCGCCGCCTCTTGCTCTGCTCCGGCTACTGGTGGGGCGACGGCGTGAAACGCCCGCGCGGCCCGTCGGTCTTCCTCGACGAGATCCGCGCGACCTGCGACGCGGGCGCCGGCGTGGTGACCACCTGGGCCCCCGAGCCGGCCCCGGGCGAGACCAACCCGAGCGAGGAGCTGGTGGCCACCGCCGAGTGGCCGGCCGATCCGCTGGGCCTGCGCCGCCCGGCGATGGCCGCGGCCGCCGACCTGATCCGCCGCATGATCGCCAACCCGGACGCCTCCGCGGCCGAGGCCTTCGCCGACCTCGCGACGGCCCATCCCGAGGTCGCGGCCCGTGCCGGCCTGGCGGCCGACCTGGCCGGTCTGGCACCCTCCGGTTCGCTCCCGGCCGCTTCCTCCCCGGACCGCCCTCTTTCGGTACGCCCAGAGCCCGCCCTCGAAGCCGCCCCCTCGGCGCCCTCCGGGCCCGAAGCCACACCCCGGGCGCCCGAAGTCGCGCCTGGACCTGGGCCCGGAGCCGCGCCGGAGGCCGCGCCTGGACTCGAGCCCGGAGCCGTGCCCGGAGTTCCGCCGGAAGCCACACCTGGAGCCGCCCCGGAAGCCGTGCCCGCGTTCGACCGGGACTCCCTGCTGGCCGCCGCGATCGCCGCCGACCGGGTCACCGCCGTCGTCGACCCGGACATCGCCCGCTGGCGCCGCGAGGCCCAGCTCCTGCTCGCCGAGCGCGCCGAACGCACCCGCCGGGACGGCCCGATCGAGGTCGCCCTGCCCCCGCACCTCTCGGTCTCCCAGCTGGTCGTCCTCCGCCGCGACCCGCAGTCCCTGGCCCGCTCGCTGCGCCGCCCGCTCCCGCAGCGCCCGGCCCCGCACGCCCGCCGCGGCACCGCCTTCCACGTCTGGCTGGAGCAGCGGTTCGGCGCGGCCCGCCTGATCGACATCGACGAGCTGCCCGGCGCCGCCGACGACCAGGCGGTCGGCGACGAGGAGCTGGCCGCGTTGCAGGAGGCGTTCCTGACCGGCGAGTGGGCCGATCGCACCCCGATCGACGTGGAGGTCCCGTTCGCCACCACGGTCGGCGGCGTGGTGATCCGCGGCCGGATGGACGCGGTCTTCGCCGACCCGGGCGACCGCTTCGACGTGATCGACTGGAAGACCGGCCGCCGCCCCACCGGCGCCGCCGCCGAGGCCGCCGCCGTGCAGCTCTCCGCTTATCGGATCGCCTGGGCCACCCTGGCCGGCGTCCCGATCACCCGGGTCCGTGCCGGCTTCCACTATGTCCGCGAGCAGGTCACCGTCCGCCCCACCGACCTGATGGACACGGCGTCGCTGACCGCCCTGATCACCGAGATCCCGGAAGAGGCCCTTTAG
- a CDS encoding TIGR00730 family Rossman fold protein — protein MAAICVFCASSDTLEQRWLDLAEATGRALGERGHTLVSGGGCVGMMGTVADGARAGGAHTLGIIPQCLVDWEVADTASDELVVTADMGARKNVMIERSDAFLTLPGGLGTLDELFEVWTTATLGVHRKPIVLLDPDGFYDGLLTWLNSLVGTKFVRAGAMETVLVARSIPDALDAIEAALAG, from the coding sequence ATGGCCGCGATCTGCGTGTTCTGCGCCTCGTCGGACACCCTGGAACAGCGCTGGCTCGACCTGGCCGAGGCGACCGGCCGGGCGCTCGGCGAGCGCGGGCACACCCTGGTCTCCGGCGGTGGCTGTGTCGGCATGATGGGCACCGTCGCCGACGGCGCCCGGGCCGGTGGCGCGCACACCCTCGGGATCATCCCGCAGTGCCTGGTCGACTGGGAGGTGGCCGACACCGCCTCGGACGAGCTGGTCGTCACCGCCGACATGGGCGCCCGGAAAAACGTGATGATCGAGCGGTCGGACGCCTTCCTCACCCTGCCCGGCGGCCTGGGCACGCTCGACGAGCTCTTCGAGGTGTGGACCACGGCGACGCTCGGCGTGCACCGCAAGCCGATCGTGCTGCTCGACCCGGACGGCTTCTACGACGGCCTGCTCACCTGGCTGAACAGCCTGGTCGGCACGAAGTTCGTCCGCGCCGGGGCGATGGAGACGGTGCTGGTGGCCCGCTCGATCCCGGACGCGCTGGACGCGATCGAGGCCGCGCTGGCGGGGTGA
- a CDS encoding pilus assembly protein CpaE — protein sequence MQKARQLKAAGLIWKPRLGDRFAIPDRDLDDEMFVLSNMTIQVHDRPEGRIIGFNGTTEWALDDVEIEETIWLPREDQLRELLGGTFRSLDRDATGFRARIELLGETLDFPGDSAEEAYAAALLHLLGAAGAQGEPARPV from the coding sequence ATGCAGAAGGCGCGGCAGCTCAAGGCGGCCGGACTGATCTGGAAGCCCCGGCTCGGCGACCGGTTCGCCATCCCCGACCGGGACCTCGACGACGAGATGTTCGTGCTCAGCAACATGACGATCCAGGTGCACGACCGGCCGGAGGGCCGGATCATCGGCTTCAACGGGACCACCGAGTGGGCCCTCGACGACGTGGAGATCGAGGAGACCATCTGGCTGCCGCGGGAGGACCAGCTGCGGGAGTTGCTCGGCGGGACGTTCCGGTCACTCGATCGGGACGCCACCGGTTTCCGGGCGCGGATCGAGCTGCTCGGGGAGACGCTGGATTTTCCGGGTGACTCGGCGGAGGAGGCTTACGCGGCAGCGTTGCTGCACCTGCTCGGCGCCGCCGGGGCCCAGGGCGAGCCGGCCCGTCCCGTCTGA
- a CDS encoding ATP-dependent helicase, with the protein MSTPAPLSPVRRPAYRLVRRPRPAAPELRADPVQARVVAHTTGPLLVLGGPGTGKTTALVEAVAARIAEGVDPERILVLTFGRRGAAALRDRIEARVADDPGRIVHEPLVRTFHAYAFGLLRRAAAERGEPAPRLLTGPEQDLIIRELLAVVEDPEAADTIGWPESLRPALPTRAFAQQLRDLMQRAAERGVGAIELARYAARLGRDDWAAAARFLDEYVAVLSLRDATTRGSVAYDPAELVRAASGLLADEPDLLAAERRRLAHVFVDELAETDPAQVDLLAQVAGGGKPLVAFADPDSSIFGFRGADPEVVTGFPARFRTPAGAPAETITLHTNYRAAPALLTATSGVARRMRGPFAHRPMFPPPPPDAEPTPGAEPAPAAVPEQAAGPSAGAGPATAAGPASAAGSVPEAAPSETVTGDEISPFGPVAEAVVRTFRSPAAETAFIAHALREAHLLFGVPWSRMAVLMRSATLQQPSVQRALTAAGVPTVIHAEDLPLHLQPAVAPFLLLLRCALEPEVLDEEAAVALLHSPLGGADPLAERRLRQGLRALAVAAGDRRPSGELLVDAVRDPAGLDLVERRWARPAQTIARLLTVARTAASEPGASAEEVLWTVWRASGLADRWYAMSTGNLRITDPAQAARARQWRAEAADRDLDAMVVLFDAAARFVDRLPGAGVRVFLDHVLGQDLPADTIAPSADRGEAVRLLTVHAAKGLEWDVVVLAGVQEGIWPDLRLRGSLLGSERLVDAVAGRPASGSEAIVAETSALLDEERRLFYVATTRARRRLVVTAVASASAGGAAIEEQPSRFLTELAAARPQPGPPGDDPDAGTPPPPEPPSPDDDGPDGGIPLPPELTDPYDPGPAGAPGPAGAPGPAGDPGPAGDPGPAGDSGDAADSGHTVNAASTVKPGQTDTTHGLGPADPAPPADDAGHAAYDAGHAYDAGHAYDAGHAYDAGHAYDAGHAADDPGPAGPADADPGPADPGHGDDQPDDEPAPDEELPVGRAPRALTLAALVAELRTVVVSAAETPARRRAAAAELARLASAGVPGAHPDEWWGLRPLSDDRPLVDDGDPVKVTPSAMESALRCSLRWLLERHGGAAPAGPAQGIGNLVHAAAMLAEDAHADREKLVEYVSARFDSIELAARWMAGPEQERAQAMVDKLLRWLAANPRRLLAIEHEFTVRLEDEQRPIQLTGRVDRLEIDEAGRLVVIDLKTGKSTALSADVAENPQLAGYQAAVDAGAFGDFGTDSGGAALVQLGPGKDAREQMQVPITEATDPQWAYQMVRRTADTMAAATFSAVANSRCRVCPVRTSCPISGKGRQVVEPPKDQP; encoded by the coding sequence GTGAGCACGCCGGCCCCCCTCTCCCCGGTGCGCCGGCCGGCCTATCGCCTGGTCCGGCGTCCGCGCCCGGCCGCGCCCGAGCTGCGCGCCGACCCGGTGCAGGCCCGGGTGGTGGCGCACACCACCGGACCGCTGCTGGTGCTCGGGGGGCCCGGCACCGGCAAGACCACGGCGCTGGTCGAGGCGGTCGCCGCCCGGATCGCCGAGGGTGTCGACCCGGAGCGGATCCTGGTGCTCACCTTCGGCCGCCGCGGCGCCGCCGCGCTCCGCGACCGGATCGAGGCGCGGGTCGCCGACGACCCCGGTCGGATCGTGCACGAGCCGCTGGTGCGGACCTTCCATGCGTACGCGTTCGGGTTGCTCCGCCGGGCCGCCGCCGAGCGCGGCGAGCCCGCTCCCCGCCTACTCACCGGTCCCGAGCAGGACCTGATCATCCGCGAGCTGCTCGCCGTGGTGGAGGACCCGGAGGCCGCCGACACCATCGGCTGGCCGGAGTCGCTGCGCCCGGCCCTGCCCACCCGCGCCTTCGCCCAGCAGCTGCGCGACCTGATGCAGCGTGCCGCCGAGCGCGGCGTCGGCGCGATCGAGCTGGCGCGCTACGCGGCCCGGCTGGGCCGCGACGACTGGGCCGCCGCCGCCCGCTTCCTCGACGAATATGTGGCGGTCCTCTCCCTCCGCGACGCCACCACCCGTGGCTCGGTGGCCTACGACCCGGCCGAGCTGGTCCGGGCCGCCTCCGGCCTGCTCGCCGACGAGCCGGACCTGCTCGCCGCCGAGCGCCGCCGCCTGGCCCATGTGTTCGTCGACGAGCTGGCCGAGACCGACCCGGCCCAGGTCGACCTGCTCGCCCAGGTCGCCGGCGGCGGCAAGCCGCTGGTCGCCTTCGCCGACCCGGACTCGTCGATCTTCGGCTTCCGCGGTGCCGACCCGGAGGTGGTGACCGGCTTCCCGGCTCGCTTCCGCACCCCGGCCGGCGCCCCCGCCGAGACGATCACCCTGCACACCAACTACCGGGCCGCCCCGGCCCTGCTCACCGCGACGTCCGGGGTGGCCCGCCGGATGCGCGGCCCGTTCGCCCACCGCCCGATGTTCCCCCCGCCCCCGCCGGACGCCGAGCCGACCCCGGGCGCCGAGCCCGCCCCGGCCGCCGTGCCCGAACAAGCTGCCGGGCCGAGCGCTGGTGCCGGGCCGGCCACGGCTGCCGGGCCCGCGTCAGCCGCCGGGTCTGTCCCGGAGGCCGCGCCCTCCGAGACGGTGACCGGGGACGAGATCTCGCCGTTCGGGCCGGTCGCCGAGGCGGTGGTGCGCACCTTCCGGTCGCCCGCCGCCGAGACCGCGTTCATCGCGCACGCCCTTCGCGAGGCGCACCTGCTCTTCGGCGTGCCCTGGTCGCGGATGGCGGTGCTGATGCGGTCCGCCACGCTTCAGCAGCCCTCGGTGCAGCGGGCGCTGACCGCCGCCGGCGTGCCGACCGTGATCCACGCCGAGGACCTGCCGCTGCACCTGCAACCCGCGGTCGCCCCGTTCCTGTTGCTGCTGCGCTGTGCGCTGGAGCCGGAGGTGCTCGACGAGGAGGCGGCCGTCGCGCTGCTGCACTCGCCGCTGGGCGGCGCCGACCCGCTCGCCGAGCGCCGGCTGCGCCAGGGCCTGCGGGCGCTCGCGGTGGCCGCCGGCGACCGGCGACCCTCCGGCGAGCTGTTGGTCGACGCGGTCCGCGACCCGGCCGGCCTGGACCTGGTGGAGCGCCGCTGGGCCCGCCCGGCACAGACCATCGCCCGCCTGCTCACCGTGGCCCGCACCGCCGCGTCCGAGCCCGGCGCCTCCGCCGAGGAGGTGCTCTGGACGGTCTGGCGAGCGAGCGGCCTGGCCGACCGGTGGTATGCGATGAGCACCGGAAACCTCCGGATCACCGACCCCGCGCAGGCCGCCCGCGCCCGCCAGTGGCGCGCCGAGGCCGCCGACCGGGACCTGGACGCCATGGTGGTGCTCTTCGACGCGGCCGCGCGGTTCGTCGACCGGCTGCCCGGCGCCGGTGTCCGCGTCTTCCTCGACCATGTGCTCGGCCAGGATCTCCCGGCCGACACCATCGCCCCGAGCGCCGACCGCGGCGAGGCGGTCCGCCTGCTCACCGTCCATGCGGCGAAAGGCCTGGAGTGGGACGTCGTGGTCCTCGCCGGCGTACAGGAGGGCATCTGGCCCGACCTGCGCCTGCGCGGCAGCCTGCTCGGTTCGGAACGCCTGGTCGACGCCGTCGCCGGTCGCCCCGCGTCCGGCTCGGAGGCGATCGTGGCCGAGACGTCCGCCCTGCTCGACGAGGAGCGCCGCCTCTTCTACGTGGCCACCACGCGCGCCCGCCGCCGCCTGGTGGTCACCGCGGTCGCCTCCGCCAGCGCCGGCGGCGCGGCGATCGAGGAGCAACCCAGCCGCTTCCTGACCGAGCTGGCCGCCGCCCGCCCCCAGCCGGGCCCGCCCGGCGACGACCCGGACGCCGGCACCCCGCCCCCGCCGGAGCCCCCGAGCCCGGACGACGACGGTCCCGACGGCGGCATCCCGCTGCCACCCGAGCTGACCGACCCCTACGACCCCGGTCCTGCCGGCGCCCCCGGTCCTGCCGGCGCCCCCGGTCCCGCCGGCGACCCCGGCCCTGCCGGCGACCCCGGTCCCGCCGGCGATTCGGGCGATGCCGCCGACTCGGGCCACACCGTCAACGCGGCCTCCACCGTCAAACCCGGCCAAACGGACACCACTCACGGCCTCGGCCCCGCGGATCCGGCCCCGCCCGCCGACGACGCCGGCCACGCCGCCTACGACGCTGGCCACGCCTACGACGCCGGCCACGCCTACGACGCCGGCCACGCCTACGACGCCGGCCACGCCTACGACGCCGGCCACGCCGCCGACGACCCCGGCCCCGCTGGCCCCGCCGACGCCGACCCCGGCCCCGCCGACCCCGGGCACGGCGACGACCAGCCGGACGACGAGCCCGCCCCCGACGAGGAACTCCCCGTCGGCCGGGCGCCCCGAGCCCTCACCCTGGCCGCACTGGTCGCCGAGTTGCGTACCGTAGTCGTCTCCGCCGCGGAAACCCCCGCCCGCCGCCGCGCCGCGGCCGCCGAACTCGCCCGCCTCGCGTCCGCCGGCGTGCCCGGCGCCCATCCGGACGAGTGGTGGGGCCTGCGCCCGCTCTCCGACGACCGCCCGCTGGTCGACGACGGCGACCCGGTCAAGGTCACCCCGTCCGCGATGGAGAGCGCCCTCCGATGCAGCCTGCGCTGGCTGCTCGAACGCCACGGCGGCGCGGCCCCGGCCGGACCCGCGCAGGGCATCGGCAACCTGGTGCACGCCGCCGCCATGCTCGCCGAGGACGCCCACGCCGACCGGGAGAAACTGGTCGAGTACGTCTCCGCCCGCTTCGACTCGATCGAGCTGGCCGCCCGCTGGATGGCCGGTCCCGAGCAGGAGCGCGCCCAGGCCATGGTGGACAAGCTGCTGCGCTGGCTGGCGGCGAACCCGCGGCGGCTGCTGGCGATCGAGCACGAGTTCACCGTCCGGCTGGAGGACGAGCAGCGCCCGATCCAGCTCACCGGCCGGGTCGACCGGCTGGAGATCGACGAGGCCGGCCGGCTCGTGGTGATCGACCTCAAGACCGGCAAGTCCACCGCGCTCTCCGCCGACGTGGCGGAGAATCCGCAGCTCGCCGGCTATCAGGCGGCGGTCGACGCGGGCGCGTTCGGTGACTTCGGCACGGACAGCGGCGGCGCCGCCCTGGTCCAGCTCGGCCCGGGCAAGGACGCCCGCGAGCAGATGCAGGTGCCGATCACCGAGGCCACCGACCCGCAGTGGGCCTACCAGATGGTCCGTCGCACCGCCGACACGATGGCCGCCGCCACCTTCTCCGCGGTGGCGAACAGCCGTTGCCGGGTCTGCCCGGTCCGCACCAGCTGCCCGATCTCCGGAAAGGGCCGGCAGGTCGTGGAACCACCGAAGGATCAGCCATGA
- the cspE gene encoding transcription antiterminator/RNA stability regulator CspE, producing MVTGVVKWFNADKGFGFITPDDGGADVFAHFSAIQMSGYRSLEENQRVEFEVTQGQKGPQAANIRSV from the coding sequence ATGGTTACCGGCGTAGTGAAGTGGTTCAACGCGGACAAGGGCTTCGGATTCATCACCCCTGACGACGGCGGCGCCGACGTCTTCGCCCACTTCTCCGCGATCCAGATGTCGGGCTACCGCAGCCTGGAGGAGAACCAGCGGGTTGAGTTCGAGGTGACCCAGGGCCAGAAGGGCCCGCAGGCCGCGAACATCCGTTCCGTCTGA
- a CDS encoding lysophospholipid acyltransferase family protein, which produces MELVYPPVVALAKTMFRVLDLKIEVEGGEHIPSTGGAVLASNHSSYLDFIFCGLGAQPAKRLVRFMAKKSVFDHKISGPLMRGMRHIPVDRKAGTGAFREATTALERGEVVGVFPEATISESFTVKELKTGAARMAQEAGVPLIPMAVWGPHRLWTKGRKKELTKRHVPVLIKIGEAIPFPEGATAEAVTATLKQRLSSLLDAVQRAYPEKPASEDDRWWLPAHLGGTAPLPRPAAAV; this is translated from the coding sequence ATGGAACTGGTGTATCCCCCGGTCGTCGCCTTGGCCAAGACGATGTTCCGCGTGCTCGACCTCAAGATCGAGGTCGAGGGCGGCGAGCACATCCCGAGCACCGGCGGGGCGGTCCTCGCCAGCAACCACTCGAGTTACCTCGACTTCATCTTCTGCGGCCTGGGCGCCCAGCCCGCCAAGCGGCTGGTGCGCTTCATGGCGAAGAAATCGGTCTTCGACCACAAGATCAGTGGCCCGCTGATGCGCGGCATGCGGCACATCCCGGTCGACCGCAAGGCGGGCACCGGCGCGTTCCGCGAGGCCACCACGGCGCTGGAGCGCGGCGAGGTGGTCGGCGTCTTCCCGGAGGCGACGATCAGCGAGTCGTTCACCGTCAAGGAGCTCAAGACCGGCGCCGCGCGGATGGCGCAGGAGGCCGGCGTCCCGCTGATCCCGATGGCGGTGTGGGGCCCGCACCGGCTCTGGACCAAGGGGCGCAAGAAGGAGCTGACCAAGCGCCACGTGCCGGTCCTCATCAAGATCGGCGAGGCGATCCCGTTCCCCGAGGGCGCGACCGCCGAGGCGGTCACCGCGACGCTCAAGCAGCGGCTGAGCTCGCTGCTCGACGCGGTCCAGCGGGCCTACCCGGAGAAGCCGGCGTCCGAGGACGACCGCTGGTGGCTCCCCGCGCACCTCGGCGGCACCGCGCCGCTTCCCCGCCCGGCCGCGGCTGTCTGA